From Oncorhynchus mykiss isolate Arlee chromosome 6, USDA_OmykA_1.1, whole genome shotgun sequence, the proteins below share one genomic window:
- the LOC110526465 gene encoding fibulin-7 isoform X3 — MQSSLKQVQKLLSTHEAAYLQSLRTLRKKLNLLQNTATKQTGKANNDTCLKLDTPANSRKLGKAQTPGHEVHFLCDAGYELVGAESRMCQESLTWSGQQPTCRNINECASSPCLNGGTCVDEMNQFSCTCTKGWAGATCQSPVPTFFVTMTNTSSATSSAAAAISPPAVTVGPFVRPSRCTQVQGTTHCTCDPGYTISGRDSTTCTDIDECELFHMGQAGRLCLHACVNTPGGYRCTCPAGYNVTRDGRNCKDIDECATRLNNCTRDQMCINTYGGFQCVRVDCPRIRNSTYSKTSPLRCERNPCSVDNKVCSQAPNSISHHYLSVVSNLSAPRTMFRVSALRLMGDTLRFSLLGRGQARRHFTVQRSDRQTGQLVLGSPVQGPATLEAEVEMTELEKGVQLGRYITKITMFISQYEF, encoded by the exons ATGCAGAGCTCCCTAAAGCAGGTCCAGAAGCTGCTGTCGACCCACGAGGCTGCATACCTTCAGAGCCTCCGCACCCTGAGGAAGAAACTCAACTTGCTACAGAACACAGCCACTAAACAGACTGGCAAAGCAAACAATG ATACCTGTCTAAAGCTGGACACGCCTGCCAACAGCAGGAAGTTGGGAAAGGCGCAGACCCCAGGTCACGAGGTTCACTTTCTGTGTGATGCGGGTTATGAGTTGGTGGGAGCAGAGAGCAGGATGTGTCAGGAGAGCCTCACCTGGAGCGGCCAGCAGCCCACCTGCCGCA ACATAAATGAGTGTGCCTCGTCTCCCTGTCTGAACGGGGGGACATGTGTGGACGAGATGAACCAGTTCTCCTGCACGTGTACCAAAGGCTGGGCCGGAGCCACCTGCCAGAGCCCTGTGCCaacat TCTTTGTCACCATGACGAACACCTCGTCTGCCACCTCCTCTGCGGCTGCTGCCATCTCTCCCCCGGCTGTGACTGTTGGTCCGTTTGTCCGTCCGTCTCGCTGTACGCAGGTCCAGGGCACCACCCACTGCACCTGTGACCCCGGATACACCATCTCTGGGCGTGACAGCACCACTTGCACAG acatTGATGAGTGTGAGTTGTTCCACATGGGTCAGGCTGGCCGGCTGTGTTTACATGCCTGTGTTAACACTCCTGGAGGCTACCGCTGTACCTGTCCTGCTGGATACAATGTCACCCGCGACGGACGCAACTGCAAAG ACATAGATGAGTGTGCCACCAGACTGAATAACTGCACCCGGGACCAGATGTGTATAAACACCTACGGAGGGTTCCAGTGTGTACGTGTGGACTGCCCCCGCATACGAAACTCCACCTACAGCAAAACCTCACCCCT GCGTTGCGAGCGTAACCCCTGCTCTGTGGACAACAAGGTGTGCTCTCAGGCCCCTAACTCCATCTCCCACCACTACCTGTCTGTCGTATCCAACCTGTCAGCACCACGCACCATGTTCCGTGTGTCGGCCCTCCGCCTCATGGGCGACACGCTGCGTTTCTCCCTGCTGGGCCGCGGGCAGGCCCGACGCCACTTCACGGTGCAGCGGTCAGACCGACAGACAGGCCAGCTGGTGCTGGGGAGCCCGGTGCAAGGCCCTGCTACACTGGAGGCAGAGGTGGAGATGACCGAGCTGGAGAAAGGGGTCCAGCTGGGGCGGTACATCACCAAGATCACCATGTTCATCTCCCAGTATGAgttctag
- the LOC110526465 gene encoding fibulin-7 isoform X2: MKNRSRHEGPVRDPIATEDCPSRQDMQSSLKQVQKLLSTHEAAYLQSLRTLRKKLNLLQNTATKQTGKANNDTCLKLDTPANSRKLGKAQTPGHEVHFLCDAGYELVGAESRMCQESLTWSGQQPTCRNINECASSPCLNGGTCVDEMNQFSCTCTKGWAGATCQSPVPTFFVTMTNTSSATSSAAAAISPPAVTVGPFVRPSRCTQVQGTTHCTCDPGYTISGRDSTTCTDIDECELFHMGQAGRLCLHACVNTPGGYRCTCPAGYNVTRDGRNCKDIDECATRLNNCTRDQMCINTYGGFQCVRVDCPRIRNSTYSKTSPLRCERNPCSVDNKVCSQAPNSISHHYLSVVSNLSAPRTMFRVSALRLMGDTLRFSLLGRGQARRHFTVQRSDRQTGQLVLGSPVQGPATLEAEVEMTELEKGVQLGRYITKITMFISQYEF; encoded by the exons ATGAAAAACAGAAGCAGACACGAGGGACCAGTTAGAGACCCCATTGCTACTGAG GACTGTCCCAGCAGGCAGGACATGCAGAGCTCCCTAAAGCAGGTCCAGAAGCTGCTGTCGACCCACGAGGCTGCATACCTTCAGAGCCTCCGCACCCTGAGGAAGAAACTCAACTTGCTACAGAACACAGCCACTAAACAGACTGGCAAAGCAAACAATG ATACCTGTCTAAAGCTGGACACGCCTGCCAACAGCAGGAAGTTGGGAAAGGCGCAGACCCCAGGTCACGAGGTTCACTTTCTGTGTGATGCGGGTTATGAGTTGGTGGGAGCAGAGAGCAGGATGTGTCAGGAGAGCCTCACCTGGAGCGGCCAGCAGCCCACCTGCCGCA ACATAAATGAGTGTGCCTCGTCTCCCTGTCTGAACGGGGGGACATGTGTGGACGAGATGAACCAGTTCTCCTGCACGTGTACCAAAGGCTGGGCCGGAGCCACCTGCCAGAGCCCTGTGCCaacat TCTTTGTCACCATGACGAACACCTCGTCTGCCACCTCCTCTGCGGCTGCTGCCATCTCTCCCCCGGCTGTGACTGTTGGTCCGTTTGTCCGTCCGTCTCGCTGTACGCAGGTCCAGGGCACCACCCACTGCACCTGTGACCCCGGATACACCATCTCTGGGCGTGACAGCACCACTTGCACAG acatTGATGAGTGTGAGTTGTTCCACATGGGTCAGGCTGGCCGGCTGTGTTTACATGCCTGTGTTAACACTCCTGGAGGCTACCGCTGTACCTGTCCTGCTGGATACAATGTCACCCGCGACGGACGCAACTGCAAAG ACATAGATGAGTGTGCCACCAGACTGAATAACTGCACCCGGGACCAGATGTGTATAAACACCTACGGAGGGTTCCAGTGTGTACGTGTGGACTGCCCCCGCATACGAAACTCCACCTACAGCAAAACCTCACCCCT GCGTTGCGAGCGTAACCCCTGCTCTGTGGACAACAAGGTGTGCTCTCAGGCCCCTAACTCCATCTCCCACCACTACCTGTCTGTCGTATCCAACCTGTCAGCACCACGCACCATGTTCCGTGTGTCGGCCCTCCGCCTCATGGGCGACACGCTGCGTTTCTCCCTGCTGGGCCGCGGGCAGGCCCGACGCCACTTCACGGTGCAGCGGTCAGACCGACAGACAGGCCAGCTGGTGCTGGGGAGCCCGGTGCAAGGCCCTGCTACACTGGAGGCAGAGGTGGAGATGACCGAGCTGGAGAAAGGGGTCCAGCTGGGGCGGTACATCACCAAGATCACCATGTTCATCTCCCAGTATGAgttctag
- the LOC110526465 gene encoding fibulin-7 isoform X1, with protein sequence MIWMHAVIVFLCLCPILAAFGQDCPSRQDMQSSLKQVQKLLSTHEAAYLQSLRTLRKKLNLLQNTATKQTGKANNDTCLKLDTPANSRKLGKAQTPGHEVHFLCDAGYELVGAESRMCQESLTWSGQQPTCRNINECASSPCLNGGTCVDEMNQFSCTCTKGWAGATCQSPVPTFFVTMTNTSSATSSAAAAISPPAVTVGPFVRPSRCTQVQGTTHCTCDPGYTISGRDSTTCTDIDECELFHMGQAGRLCLHACVNTPGGYRCTCPAGYNVTRDGRNCKDIDECATRLNNCTRDQMCINTYGGFQCVRVDCPRIRNSTYSKTSPLRCERNPCSVDNKVCSQAPNSISHHYLSVVSNLSAPRTMFRVSALRLMGDTLRFSLLGRGQARRHFTVQRSDRQTGQLVLGSPVQGPATLEAEVEMTELEKGVQLGRYITKITMFISQYEF encoded by the exons ATGATTTGGATGCACGctgtcattgtgttcctgtgtCTTTGTCCAATCCTCGCTGCATTTGGGCAG GACTGTCCCAGCAGGCAGGACATGCAGAGCTCCCTAAAGCAGGTCCAGAAGCTGCTGTCGACCCACGAGGCTGCATACCTTCAGAGCCTCCGCACCCTGAGGAAGAAACTCAACTTGCTACAGAACACAGCCACTAAACAGACTGGCAAAGCAAACAATG ATACCTGTCTAAAGCTGGACACGCCTGCCAACAGCAGGAAGTTGGGAAAGGCGCAGACCCCAGGTCACGAGGTTCACTTTCTGTGTGATGCGGGTTATGAGTTGGTGGGAGCAGAGAGCAGGATGTGTCAGGAGAGCCTCACCTGGAGCGGCCAGCAGCCCACCTGCCGCA ACATAAATGAGTGTGCCTCGTCTCCCTGTCTGAACGGGGGGACATGTGTGGACGAGATGAACCAGTTCTCCTGCACGTGTACCAAAGGCTGGGCCGGAGCCACCTGCCAGAGCCCTGTGCCaacat TCTTTGTCACCATGACGAACACCTCGTCTGCCACCTCCTCTGCGGCTGCTGCCATCTCTCCCCCGGCTGTGACTGTTGGTCCGTTTGTCCGTCCGTCTCGCTGTACGCAGGTCCAGGGCACCACCCACTGCACCTGTGACCCCGGATACACCATCTCTGGGCGTGACAGCACCACTTGCACAG acatTGATGAGTGTGAGTTGTTCCACATGGGTCAGGCTGGCCGGCTGTGTTTACATGCCTGTGTTAACACTCCTGGAGGCTACCGCTGTACCTGTCCTGCTGGATACAATGTCACCCGCGACGGACGCAACTGCAAAG ACATAGATGAGTGTGCCACCAGACTGAATAACTGCACCCGGGACCAGATGTGTATAAACACCTACGGAGGGTTCCAGTGTGTACGTGTGGACTGCCCCCGCATACGAAACTCCACCTACAGCAAAACCTCACCCCT GCGTTGCGAGCGTAACCCCTGCTCTGTGGACAACAAGGTGTGCTCTCAGGCCCCTAACTCCATCTCCCACCACTACCTGTCTGTCGTATCCAACCTGTCAGCACCACGCACCATGTTCCGTGTGTCGGCCCTCCGCCTCATGGGCGACACGCTGCGTTTCTCCCTGCTGGGCCGCGGGCAGGCCCGACGCCACTTCACGGTGCAGCGGTCAGACCGACAGACAGGCCAGCTGGTGCTGGGGAGCCCGGTGCAAGGCCCTGCTACACTGGAGGCAGAGGTGGAGATGACCGAGCTGGAGAAAGGGGTCCAGCTGGGGCGGTACATCACCAAGATCACCATGTTCATCTCCCAGTATGAgttctag